One part of the Thermococcus litoralis DSM 5473 genome encodes these proteins:
- a CDS encoding ABC transporter ATP-binding protein: protein MAKNVLEVKDLKMYYFTSRGPVRAVDNITFELKKGEVLGLAGESGCGKSSLGFTLMGMPTPPGKIIGGSIKIDGREIVGLPEEVLRREIRWQKISMIFQGAMNALNPVYTVGYQMIEPLIYHKGMTKEEALDRAMRYLELVGLAPEIVYRYPHELSGGMKQRVVIATALLLEPEVVIADEPTTALDVVVQAQIINLMKKLKKELGLSMIFITHDLSILAEISDRVAIMYAGKIVEIGDSEKIYYEPAHPYTQKLLAAIPRLHEDVERLEFIPGQPPNLIHPPSGCRFHPRCPYAMQQCKEQIPELKEIEKDHYAACWLL, encoded by the coding sequence ATGGCCAAGAATGTACTTGAAGTTAAGGACCTTAAAATGTACTACTTCACTTCAAGAGGACCTGTGAGAGCAGTCGACAACATCACGTTTGAGCTCAAAAAGGGTGAAGTTTTAGGCCTAGCAGGGGAAAGTGGATGTGGAAAGTCATCACTGGGCTTTACGTTAATGGGAATGCCTACTCCCCCTGGAAAGATCATTGGAGGAAGCATAAAAATCGATGGCAGAGAGATCGTTGGATTGCCTGAAGAGGTTCTCAGGAGAGAGATTAGATGGCAGAAAATCTCAATGATATTCCAGGGTGCCATGAACGCCCTAAACCCCGTTTACACTGTCGGATACCAAATGATAGAACCATTGATATATCACAAAGGTATGACAAAGGAAGAAGCCTTGGATAGAGCTATGAGATACCTAGAGCTAGTTGGACTTGCCCCAGAGATAGTTTATAGATATCCACACGAGCTCAGTGGTGGAATGAAGCAGAGAGTCGTTATTGCTACTGCACTGCTCCTCGAACCAGAAGTCGTCATTGCGGATGAACCAACGACAGCTTTGGACGTGGTTGTCCAAGCTCAGATCATAAACCTCATGAAGAAGCTGAAAAAAGAACTGGGTCTATCGATGATATTCATCACACACGATTTGAGCATTCTTGCAGAGATAAGTGATAGAGTAGCAATAATGTATGCAGGAAAAATAGTAGAAATTGGAGACAGCGAGAAGATATACTACGAGCCAGCTCACCCATACACTCAAAAACTCCTAGCTGCAATCCCAAGGTTACATGAGGACGTCGAGAGGCTCGAGTTTATACCCGGACAACCACCCAACCTAATACACCCACCCAGTGGATGTCGCTTCCACCCAAGATGTCCATACGCAATGCAACAATGTAAGGAACAAATCCCAGAACTGAAAGAGATTGAGAAAGATCACTATGCTGCATGCTGGTTGTTGTGA
- the thsB gene encoding thermosome subunit beta yields MAQLAGQPILILPEGTQRYVGKDAQRLNILAARIVAETVRTTLGPKGMDKMLVDSLGDIVITNDGATILDEMDIQHPAAKMMVEVAKTQDKEAGDGTTTAVVIAGELLRKAEELLNQNIHPTIIVKGYTLAAEKAQEILESIAKDVSPMDEEILMKAATTAITGKAAEEEREYLAKLAVDAVKLVAEEVDGKYIVDIDNIKLEKKEGGSVRDTQLIKGVVIDKERVHPGMPKKVENAKIALINEALEVKETETDAEIRITSPEQLQAFLEQEEKMIKEMVDKIVATGANVVFCQKGIDDLAQHYLAKAGILAVRRVKKSDMEKLAKATGAKIVTNVRDLTPDDLGYAELVEERKVAGENMVFVEGCKNPKAVTILIXGGTEHVVDEVERALEDAIKVVKDIVEDGKIVAGGGASEIELAIRLDEYAKEVGGKEQLAIEAFADALKVIPRTLAENAGLDPVDVLVKVTAAHKDKGATIGVDVFAGEPADMLERGVIEPLRVKKQAIKSASEAAIMILRIDDVIAASKLEKEKEGGKGPGEEETEF; encoded by the coding sequence ATGGCCCAACTTGCAGGCCAGCCAATATTGATTCTTCCCGAAGGAACCCAGAGATATGTTGGAAAAGATGCCCAAAGATTGAACATTCTTGCAGCAAGAATCGTTGCTGAAACCGTAAGAACTACCCTTGGTCCAAAGGGTATGGACAAAATGCTTGTCGACAGCCTTGGTGACATAGTCATCACAAACGACGGTGCAACTATTCTTGACGAGATGGACATCCAGCACCCAGCTGCCAAAATGATGGTCGAAGTTGCAAAGACCCAAGACAAGGAAGCTGGAGATGGAACCACAACAGCGGTAGTCATCGCTGGTGAGCTCTTAAGAAAAGCCGAGGAATTGCTCAACCAGAACATCCACCCAACGATAATCGTTAAGGGTTACACCCTTGCAGCTGAAAAGGCTCAGGAGATACTTGAGAGCATTGCAAAGGATGTTAGCCCGATGGATGAAGAGATACTCATGAAGGCAGCAACAACCGCCATAACTGGAAAAGCGGCAGAAGAAGAGAGAGAATACCTTGCAAAGCTTGCTGTTGATGCTGTAAAACTAGTTGCAGAGGAAGTTGATGGCAAGTACATTGTAGACATTGACAACATCAAGCTTGAGAAGAAGGAAGGTGGAAGCGTAAGGGACACTCAACTCATTAAGGGTGTCGTTATCGACAAGGAAAGAGTCCACCCAGGAATGCCAAAGAAGGTCGAAAACGCCAAGATCGCACTTATCAATGAAGCACTTGAAGTTAAAGAGACTGAAACAGACGCTGAGATTAGAATCACAAGCCCAGAGCAACTCCAGGCATTCCTTGAGCAAGAGGAGAAGATGATCAAGGAGATGGTCGACAAGATCGTTGCCACAGGGGCTAACGTTGTCTTCTGCCAGAAGGGAATTGACGACCTAGCACAACACTACCTCGCAAAGGCAGGAATCCTAGCCGTTAGAAGAGTTAAGAAGAGCGACATGGAGAAGCTCGCCAAAGCAACAGGTGCGAAGATCGTCACAAACGTAAGAGACCTTACACCAGATGACTTAGGTTATGCAGAGCTCGTTGAGGAGAGGAAGGTTGCAGGAGAGAACATGGTGTTCGTTGAGGGCTGCAAGAATCCAAAGGCAGTTACAATCCTCATTAGNGGTGGAACAGAGCACGTTGTCGACGAAGTCGAGAGAGCCCTTGAAGATGCCATCAAAGTCGTCAAGGACATTGTTGAGGACGGAAAGATCGTCGCTGGCGGCGGTGCTTCAGAGATCGAACTTGCTATCAGGCTTGACGAATACGCAAAAGAAGTTGGCGGCAAGGAGCAGCTTGCTATTGAAGCCTTTGCCGATGCATTAAAGGTAATTCCAAGAACCCTTGCAGAAAATGCTGGACTTGACCCAGTTGACGTCTTAGTGAAAGTAACTGCAGCTCACAAGGACAAGGGTGCAACAATCGGTGTTGACGTCTTTGCTGGAGAGCCAGCTGACATGCTCGAGAGAGGAGTCATTGAGCCATTAAGAGTCAAGAAGCAGGCCATAAAGAGCGCAAGCGAGGCTGCAATAATGATCCTTAGAATCGATGACGTCATTGCCGCAAGCAAGCTTGAGAAGGAGAAGGAAGGCGGAAAAGGACCAGGAGAAGAAGAAACTGAGTTCTGA
- a CDS encoding ABC transporter substrate-binding protein has product MKRSGILALLFVFVMALSPLAAAQKGPAADVIYITARTNQEAAITDVAKGDLDIFLHSVGGATFKDLPQDILDKLELIKSASGYWEITINIYHDPDSPYLVTVGEKKYFNPFAMREARFALNFLISRQYLVQNILQGSGAPMFGSISPSTGANAYFEPVYKALGLSATADVEKAKTIFENAMKKAAEELAAKGYKLELKQDEEGKTWWYFEGEPVTVKFIIRIEDERKDEGLYIADLLEKYFNIKVDRLLWDRKKASGLVYAGDPKNYEWNLYTTGWISTVNVKWPDDYTAFFNAAWYYGWIPFNGQTSQYPEGTKITTVKEFIDYIGGAESAIENLNLKYYNTPEKLAELYDWTIEEVTKLLVLNNLEYNGKEYVLEEGNLDQYWDLQKLSMGLAIMDSVRVFTSEQWEYFTVNKERVQAIARDVSSGLWTRWSLITAETPDKVVKVAEYSAAGALFMSAFNPIGGLDDVYSSAIWRVVYDYTIYTDLATGTYIPVRCDYKVERGPVTVPDDAVVYDTAQDKWVAAHAGEQAKAKITYDCKFGNWHDGHPMTMADIKYAAAFSWEWATMDGDNDPYYDSKIEGSIGETLKQIKGIQWVDEDTYVVYTDLTHPVADDVMASSNVFWASQPWQLLYAESELVAKGEEYGASQKYSFSEEAEGVAQLDLLVKDHVADLKKVLEALKAKNAVPSAIADDVSDPSEGYTKIIDWINSKGHAVISNGPFYIESYDPDKIFLELRAFRDPTYPFDLDYWKQRLILAKLELAGLEVPTRIFTGDDLKVAVKANLVEEYPETGTKPADKGFVFVEVKDEKGQTVFSGEAKLATAGNFEVTIPGSETAKWEAGRYEVYVKGGLEEGVVSFTDKKALVVIKKEETTSPSPTSSPTSSPSPTSSPSPTSSPSPTETGGICGPAALVGLALIPLILRRKK; this is encoded by the coding sequence ATGAAGAGGTCTGGAATTTTGGCATTGTTGTTTGTTTTTGTTATGGCACTAAGCCCACTAGCTGCAGCACAAAAAGGCCCAGCAGCTGACGTTATTTATATAACTGCTAGAACAAACCAAGAAGCAGCAATCACAGACGTTGCAAAAGGAGACTTAGACATCTTTTTGCACTCAGTAGGTGGAGCTACCTTTAAAGATCTGCCCCAAGATATTCTAGACAAGCTTGAACTAATTAAAAGTGCAAGTGGATACTGGGAAATCACAATAAACATATATCACGACCCAGACAGTCCATATTTAGTTACAGTAGGCGAAAAGAAATACTTCAACCCATTCGCTATGAGAGAAGCTAGGTTTGCATTAAACTTCCTCATAAGCAGGCAATACTTAGTTCAGAACATTCTTCAAGGTAGTGGAGCGCCAATGTTTGGTTCGATTAGTCCAAGCACTGGTGCAAATGCGTATTTTGAACCGGTTTATAAGGCATTAGGATTAAGTGCAACTGCAGATGTTGAAAAAGCCAAGACTATCTTCGAAAACGCAATGAAAAAAGCTGCAGAGGAGCTTGCTGCCAAAGGCTACAAATTGGAACTTAAGCAGGACGAAGAAGGAAAAACTTGGTGGTACTTTGAAGGGGAACCAGTAACCGTAAAGTTCATTATCAGAATAGAAGACGAAAGAAAAGATGAGGGCCTGTATATAGCAGATCTATTAGAAAAGTACTTCAACATAAAGGTAGACAGACTCCTCTGGGATAGAAAGAAGGCTAGTGGACTTGTCTATGCAGGAGATCCAAAGAACTATGAATGGAACCTTTACACAACCGGTTGGATTTCTACAGTCAACGTTAAGTGGCCAGATGATTACACAGCATTCTTTAACGCGGCATGGTACTATGGATGGATACCATTTAATGGTCAAACTTCCCAATATCCGGAAGGAACCAAAATAACTACTGTAAAAGAGTTTATTGATTACATTGGAGGTGCAGAAAGTGCCATTGAAAACCTAAACTTAAAGTACTATAACACTCCAGAAAAACTTGCAGAGCTCTATGACTGGACAATAGAAGAGGTAACTAAGCTTCTTGTATTAAACAACCTCGAGTATAATGGAAAAGAATACGTACTTGAAGAAGGCAACCTTGACCAATACTGGGATTTACAAAAATTGTCGATGGGTCTAGCTATAATGGATTCAGTAAGAGTGTTCACATCAGAGCAGTGGGAGTACTTCACAGTTAACAAGGAGAGAGTCCAAGCAATCGCAAGAGACGTTTCTTCAGGATTATGGACAAGATGGAGCCTAATCACAGCAGAGACTCCAGACAAGGTTGTTAAAGTTGCTGAATACTCAGCTGCTGGTGCACTCTTTATGAGCGCATTCAACCCAATAGGTGGTCTTGACGACGTTTACAGCTCAGCAATCTGGAGAGTAGTGTATGACTACACAATCTACACCGACCTTGCAACTGGAACATACATCCCAGTCAGATGCGACTACAAAGTTGAGAGAGGACCAGTCACAGTACCAGATGACGCTGTAGTTTACGACACTGCCCAAGACAAGTGGGTTGCTGCCCACGCCGGTGAACAGGCAAAGGCAAAGATTACCTACGACTGTAAGTTCGGCAACTGGCATGATGGTCACCCAATGACCATGGCCGACATCAAGTACGCTGCCGCATTCAGCTGGGAGTGGGCAACCATGGACGGCGACAACGACCCATATTATGATAGCAAGATAGAAGGATCAATAGGAGAAACCCTTAAGCAAATTAAAGGTATCCAGTGGGTTGACGAAGACACCTACGTTGTTTACACTGACCTAACACACCCAGTTGCTGACGATGTAATGGCAAGCTCAAATGTCTTCTGGGCTTCACAACCATGGCAACTCCTCTATGCAGAAAGCGAACTCGTCGCCAAGGGAGAAGAATACGGCGCATCACAGAAGTACTCCTTCAGTGAGGAAGCAGAAGGTGTTGCACAGCTCGACCTTCTCGTGAAGGACCACGTTGCCGACTTGAAGAAGGTTCTTGAGGCCTTGAAGGCCAAGAATGCCGTTCCATCCGCAATTGCCGATGATGTAAGCGACCCAAGCGAAGGCTACACCAAGATAATTGACTGGATCAACAGCAAGGGACACGCTGTAATAAGCAACGGACCATTCTACATTGAGAGCTATGATCCAGATAAGATTTTCCTCGAGTTGAGGGCATTCAGAGACCCAACATACCCATTCGACCTTGACTACTGGAAGCAGAGATTAATACTCGCAAAGCTCGAACTCGCCGGACTTGAAGTCCCAACCAGAATATTCACTGGCGATGACTTGAAAGTTGCAGTTAAGGCCAACTTAGTTGAAGAGTATCCAGAGACCGGTACAAAGCCTGCTGACAAGGGATTCGTCTTTGTTGAAGTGAAGGACGAGAAGGGACAAACAGTGTTCAGCGGTGAGGCTAAGCTCGCCACCGCTGGAAACTTTGAAGTAACAATACCAGGCTCAGAAACTGCTAAGTGGGAGGCTGGAAGATACGAAGTTTACGTCAAGGGTGGACTAGAAGAGGGCGTTGTTTCATTCACTGACAAGAAGGCCTTGGTTGTCATCAAGAAAGAAGAAACAACATCACCATCACCAACATCAAGCCCAACAAGCTCCCCAAGTCCGACTTCTTCACCAAGCCCAACAAGCTCCCCAAGCCCAACAGAAACTGGAGGAATCTGCGGACCAGCAGCACTCGTAGGACTAGCACTAATCCCACTAATCCTAAGAAGAAAGAAGTGA
- a CDS encoding ABC transporter permease, whose product MGYGKYIAIRLLNALLVLALVTLLVSVLFTKVAEEDIKSSIHEQIGLYLRGNPELARALSQDPEKYHEWYQKEYERRLKAYGLDKPFMIRVLERTKDTLMLNFGNTKSPIFGETAVSKIISKAIPRTVILFTTAQIFVILIGLLLGVKAAQMAGSILDRGVSIVAMVTSSIPMWWFGMIMILIFSFKMGWFPSGGMTSTPPKEGFAYYLDVLYHMVLPVTTIVFVLFGGWAWTTRNIMIGTMQEDFIMAARAKGVPERKVIYGHALRASAPPIVTMTIFSLLGSIGGAIITESVFNWPGMGRLYWTALQQNETRLLMGVTFVTVALYLIAMIIADLAYGYLDPRVKVGASQST is encoded by the coding sequence TTGGGATATGGAAAATACATTGCAATTAGGCTCCTCAACGCACTGTTGGTTCTTGCTTTGGTTACTTTACTGGTTTCAGTGCTCTTCACGAAAGTTGCAGAGGAGGACATCAAGTCTTCAATTCACGAGCAAATAGGACTTTATCTTAGAGGCAATCCTGAACTTGCGAGAGCACTAAGTCAAGACCCAGAAAAATATCATGAATGGTATCAAAAGGAGTATGAAAGGCGATTAAAGGCATATGGACTTGACAAACCATTTATGATTAGAGTTCTTGAAAGAACAAAAGACACTTTAATGCTCAATTTTGGCAATACAAAGTCCCCAATATTTGGTGAAACTGCAGTTAGCAAAATAATTTCAAAAGCAATCCCAAGAACCGTTATTTTGTTCACCACAGCACAGATCTTTGTTATTTTAATAGGCCTGCTCTTAGGTGTAAAAGCAGCGCAAATGGCAGGAAGCATATTAGACAGAGGGGTATCCATAGTAGCAATGGTCACAAGCAGTATCCCAATGTGGTGGTTCGGAATGATCATGATCCTAATATTCTCATTCAAAATGGGCTGGTTCCCAAGCGGTGGAATGACCTCGACACCTCCAAAAGAAGGCTTTGCATATTATCTGGACGTCCTCTACCATATGGTCCTTCCAGTGACCACAATAGTCTTCGTTCTGTTTGGTGGATGGGCCTGGACGACCAGAAACATTATGATTGGTACAATGCAGGAAGATTTCATCATGGCCGCAAGAGCAAAGGGTGTTCCTGAAAGAAAAGTCATTTACGGACACGCCCTAAGAGCATCAGCTCCACCAATAGTGACAATGACAATATTTAGCCTTCTTGGTTCAATTGGTGGTGCCATTATTACCGAGAGCGTTTTCAACTGGCCAGGAATGGGAAGATTGTACTGGACCGCTTTGCAGCAAAACGAGACTAGGCTATTAATGGGTGTAACGTTCGTTACAGTGGCATTATATTTGATAGCGATGATCATTGCAGACTTGGCTTATGGATATCTAGACCCAAGAGTCAAAGTTGGTGCATCCCAGTCAACATGA
- a CDS encoding zinc finger domain-containing protein, translated as MAETIPVCTSCGKEITPREHATHFICPNCGEEVIWRCESCRVLGVTYTCPKCGWEGP; from the coding sequence ATGGCTGAGACAATCCCCGTGTGTACATCATGTGGAAAGGAGATAACACCAAGAGAGCACGCTACCCACTTCATATGCCCAAACTGTGGGGAAGAAGTTATATGGAGATGTGAAAGCTGTCGTGTCCTAGGGGTAACCTACACGTGCCCCAAATGTGGATGGGAAGGACCTTGA
- a CDS encoding ABC transporter permease, whose product MRWVDVKASLKDFWFEFRRQKGGLFGLALLFLLIFTALAAPYITEPDIPKKWTQYWEGNPVTVPPVWYNYFTTKKLAPHEVLTANDLRITADGQDIGGGMKYYSFEFTYENNYDVPPSDIIIRNIGVKLADLTTPAQIVVTMIRPDGNKIELLNTELREGSIYQLAKDGKVKAAVFQWASQFENPETIAEGGETLKNTMDTMKVIFAKAQEGILTNPEALKGTYTFQVEIFTFTEGDQVDLSTTQIILSGRTYGLMGTDYKARDLWAGLVWGTRVSLTVGVTVAVLTVLIGIFYGVTSAYLGGWKDEFMQRVNEFWASIPTLPILILLGAAFKGHVSLWTIVFLMVAFYWTGIAKVARSMALQIKEQTYVEAAIALGAGTGRIIFKHIMPQIMPYAFAAMALNVPGAVLTEASLSFLGLGDPTAVTWGQILYDAQTQSATINGYWWWVIPPGLAITLVAFTFVLIGISLDRVLNPRLKRL is encoded by the coding sequence ATGAGATGGGTTGACGTAAAAGCGAGCTTAAAGGATTTCTGGTTTGAATTTAGAAGACAAAAAGGTGGGTTATTCGGACTAGCATTGCTATTCCTGTTGATATTCACCGCTCTTGCAGCTCCATACATAACCGAGCCAGACATCCCCAAGAAGTGGACACAGTATTGGGAAGGAAATCCCGTAACAGTGCCCCCAGTTTGGTATAACTACTTCACAACCAAAAAACTGGCTCCCCACGAAGTTTTAACGGCAAATGACCTCAGGATAACCGCTGATGGACAAGACATCGGCGGAGGAATGAAGTACTATAGTTTTGAATTCACCTACGAGAACAATTACGATGTACCCCCATCAGATATCATAATAAGAAACATTGGAGTTAAGTTAGCAGACCTAACTACTCCTGCTCAAATCGTCGTTACAATGATAAGACCTGACGGAAACAAGATAGAACTCCTTAACACTGAGCTAAGAGAGGGCTCCATATATCAATTAGCAAAAGATGGGAAAGTTAAAGCCGCGGTATTCCAATGGGCATCTCAATTTGAAAACCCTGAAACGATCGCAGAAGGTGGAGAAACTCTAAAGAACACGATGGACACCATGAAAGTGATATTTGCCAAAGCCCAAGAGGGCATTCTAACAAACCCCGAAGCTCTTAAGGGAACATATACCTTCCAAGTGGAAATCTTTACATTCACAGAAGGAGATCAAGTAGATTTAAGCACCACACAGATCATCCTCTCAGGAAGAACTTATGGGTTAATGGGAACCGATTATAAGGCTAGAGATCTCTGGGCAGGCCTCGTGTGGGGAACAAGAGTATCCCTCACGGTAGGTGTTACAGTAGCAGTTCTTACGGTCCTTATAGGTATCTTCTATGGAGTTACAAGTGCCTATCTCGGCGGATGGAAAGATGAGTTTATGCAGAGAGTTAACGAATTCTGGGCTTCAATACCAACACTACCAATACTTATCCTCCTCGGCGCTGCGTTTAAGGGACACGTAAGCCTCTGGACAATAGTCTTTCTAATGGTTGCATTCTACTGGACAGGAATTGCGAAAGTTGCCAGAAGTATGGCACTACAGATTAAAGAGCAAACTTATGTGGAAGCCGCAATTGCTCTCGGTGCCGGTACTGGAAGAATTATCTTCAAACACATAATGCCCCAGATTATGCCATATGCATTTGCAGCAATGGCTCTTAACGTTCCCGGTGCAGTTTTAACTGAAGCATCACTTAGCTTCCTTGGATTAGGTGATCCAACTGCAGTTACATGGGGACAAATACTCTACGATGCCCAGACCCAGAGTGCTACAATTAACGGGTACTGGTGGTGGGTTATTCCACCAGGACTAGCAATTACATTAGTAGCATTCACCTTCGTGTTGATTGGTATCTCACTCGATAGAGTACTTAACCCAAGACTGAAGAGACTGTGA
- a CDS encoding elongation factor 1-beta, with translation MSDFNLVGIVRVMPTDPDVNLDELEAAIRKTLEEKFGGKYGISKIERQPIAFGLVALKVYVLGKDAEGYSFDEVAEAFAQVENVESAEVETVSRF, from the coding sequence ATGAGCGATTTTAATTTGGTAGGAATCGTTAGGGTTATGCCAACCGATCCAGATGTAAACCTCGATGAATTAGAAGCAGCAATCAGAAAGACACTCGAGGAGAAGTTTGGGGGCAAATATGGAATCTCTAAGATTGAAAGGCAGCCAATTGCATTTGGGCTAGTTGCACTTAAAGTCTACGTGCTTGGAAAAGATGCTGAAGGATATTCCTTTGACGAAGTTGCAGAAGCATTTGCTCAAGTGGAAAACGTTGAAAGCGCTGAAGTTGAGACAGTTTCTAGATTTTGA
- a CDS encoding ABC transporter ATP-binding protein has product MLPIKVKNLSKSFDSKRALDGISFSISDPGIVGIIGPNGAGKTTLIRILTGLLKPDSGRVELFGREPEKARELFALLPQDVRAHFYTLTPREYVYHYLRMRGLPKREAIKKAYETMEAFGIDYADELFSTLSGGMVRRALLAMVLSAEVPLYFLDEPTVGLDVQNRLRLWEILRERAEEATIILTSHYLNEISSVCDRVLLLKAGNIVADGRPEEIARDYLSGFTSKIVAFEGVSLGGFFLRRAGRNTYIYARSKAEEREIIERLEELGIPFRREEVTIEDVFLVGGLDDSAD; this is encoded by the coding sequence ATGCTCCCGATCAAAGTAAAAAACCTCTCGAAATCATTTGACTCAAAGCGCGCCCTTGATGGCATTTCATTCTCTATAAGTGATCCAGGAATAGTCGGGATAATCGGCCCCAACGGTGCGGGAAAGACCACCCTGATTAGAATCCTTACCGGGCTGTTAAAGCCCGATTCTGGAAGGGTTGAGCTCTTCGGAAGAGAACCTGAGAAAGCCAGGGAGCTATTTGCGCTCCTGCCCCAGGACGTCAGGGCCCACTTCTACACGCTCACACCGAGGGAGTACGTCTACCACTACCTACGAATGCGTGGTCTTCCAAAGAGAGAAGCCATTAAGAAGGCCTATGAAACAATGGAAGCCTTTGGTATAGACTACGCTGACGAGCTCTTTTCTACCCTTTCCGGAGGGATGGTTAGGAGAGCCCTTCTGGCCATGGTTCTCTCGGCGGAGGTTCCTCTTTACTTCCTCGACGAGCCTACGGTTGGCCTTGACGTCCAGAACAGACTCAGGCTGTGGGAAATCCTTCGCGAGAGGGCTGAGGAAGCAACGATAATCCTCACAAGCCACTACCTAAACGAGATATCGAGCGTCTGCGACAGGGTGCTCCTCCTCAAAGCGGGGAATATAGTCGCCGACGGCAGACCTGAGGAGATAGCGCGGGACTACCTCAGCGGGTTTACATCGAAGATCGTGGCTTTTGAGGGAGTTTCCCTTGGGGGCTTCTTCCTGAGGAGGGCCGGGAGGAACACCTACATCTACGCGCGCTCCAAAGCGGAGGAGAGGGAAATAATCGAGAGGCTTGAGGAGCTTGGGATTCCCTTCAGGAGGGAGGAGGTAACCATAGAGGACGTCTTTCTGGTCGGTGGTCTCGATGATAGCGCTGATTGA
- a CDS encoding tetratricopeptide repeat protein, with product MEEFKKALESKDCQKVLEYLDDYLEIIESEKELRDLLQELEELVLECEEEAYELAHEMAHIYAHLDELEKGLEVYKRLVEKYKDQGEKYLDALYHLADAYEHFGMPDKAIETYEKLLELERELGNKKEEALTLAHIAINYDELEETEKAIELMEKASTMFRELSDERNYLVSLLDLAHFYYELGDYKRAEELISEILKTPRDAEIEINARIVEAEIKAAREDFKGAFQSLKLALLKALEVDDEELFSIAFDALYNFITELFEEKMYKEVYENMDSLADAFEEINKEYEKFFKAVKELAKLKEGLENEYTKAYESIAIEEFKELLDELKKIGTSVLSVRL from the coding sequence ATGGAAGAGTTTAAAAAAGCATTAGAAAGTAAGGACTGCCAAAAAGTCCTCGAGTACCTTGATGATTACCTAGAAATTATTGAAAGTGAAAAAGAGCTTAGAGATCTCCTCCAAGAACTTGAGGAGCTTGTCCTAGAATGTGAGGAAGAGGCTTATGAACTCGCTCATGAAATGGCCCACATCTATGCCCACTTAGATGAACTTGAGAAGGGACTAGAGGTTTACAAGAGGCTCGTGGAGAAGTATAAAGACCAAGGAGAAAAATACCTAGATGCCCTCTACCATCTTGCAGATGCCTATGAACATTTTGGAATGCCAGATAAAGCTATAGAGACATATGAAAAGCTTCTAGAACTTGAAAGGGAACTTGGAAATAAAAAAGAAGAAGCACTAACACTAGCACACATTGCAATAAACTATGATGAACTTGAAGAAACAGAAAAAGCAATAGAATTAATGGAAAAAGCAAGTACAATGTTTAGAGAGCTTAGCGATGAGAGAAACTATCTAGTAAGTTTGCTCGATTTAGCCCACTTTTACTACGAGCTTGGGGACTATAAACGTGCTGAAGAGCTTATCTCAGAAATCTTAAAAACTCCCAGAGATGCAGAGATTGAAATTAATGCACGGATAGTTGAAGCCGAGATAAAAGCCGCACGAGAGGACTTCAAAGGGGCATTCCAATCCCTCAAACTAGCTCTCCTAAAAGCCTTAGAAGTTGACGATGAAGAGCTTTTCAGCATTGCATTTGATGCACTGTATAATTTTATAACAGAGCTCTTCGAGGAAAAAATGTACAAAGAAGTTTATGAAAATATGGACAGTTTGGCAGATGCTTTTGAGGAAATAAATAAGGAATATGAAAAGTTCTTCAAGGCTGTAAAAGAGCTTGCAAAACTTAAAGAAGGCTTAGAGAATGAATACACTAAAGCGTATGAAAGCATAGCTATAGAAGAGTTCAAAGAGCTGCTTGATGAACTCAAGAAGATCGGAACAAGTGTCTTGAGTGTAAGACTTTAA